One Phenylobacterium hankyongense DNA segment encodes these proteins:
- a CDS encoding formimidoylglutamate deiminase, whose product MTRLWFRAALLPDGWSERVRLVTEGAEIRSVQTGVAPEAGDEIQGFGLPGLPNLHSHAFQRAMAGRSERRGGERDNFWSWRTQMYALAQAITPADLEAIAALAYAEMLESGFLRVGEFHYVHHDRDGTPFADPAEMAASLVAAAATTGIGLTLLPVYYAHAGFGGLAPSPAQRRFIHDPDSYARLLEASERALTGLEDARLGIAPHSLRAVTPDALTRLAQLRPDGPIHIHVAEQTGEVEDCLTWSGLRPVAWLMQNQPVDARWCLVHATHAEPGELAAIAASGAVVGLCPITEANLGDGVFPAAEFVALNGRFGIGSDSNVLIDAAQELRLLEYGQRLVRRERNVLSSADQIYAAACAGGAQALAAPADALSPGAAANLISLDADDPSLLRSTPDEILGRWVFAARRPVVDGVWRRGRKVVSGGRHHARDAIVARYRDVLERLRA is encoded by the coding sequence ATGACCCGACTGTGGTTTCGCGCCGCGCTGCTGCCGGACGGATGGTCGGAGCGCGTGCGCCTGGTGACCGAAGGCGCCGAGATCCGCTCAGTGCAAACCGGCGTCGCGCCTGAAGCGGGGGACGAGATCCAGGGCTTCGGCCTGCCGGGCCTCCCCAACCTGCACAGCCATGCCTTCCAGCGCGCGATGGCCGGGCGGAGCGAGCGTCGGGGCGGCGAACGCGACAACTTCTGGAGCTGGCGCACCCAGATGTACGCCCTGGCGCAGGCGATCACCCCCGCCGACCTCGAGGCCATCGCCGCGCTGGCCTATGCGGAGATGCTGGAAAGCGGCTTCCTGCGGGTGGGTGAGTTCCACTACGTGCATCACGACCGCGACGGGACGCCCTTCGCCGATCCGGCCGAGATGGCTGCGAGCCTGGTGGCGGCCGCGGCGACAACCGGGATCGGCCTGACGCTGCTGCCGGTCTACTACGCCCACGCCGGCTTCGGCGGGCTGGCGCCGAGCCCGGCCCAGCGCCGGTTCATCCACGACCCGGACAGTTACGCGCGGCTGCTGGAGGCCTCGGAACGGGCGCTGACGGGGCTCGAAGACGCGCGGCTCGGGATCGCCCCTCACAGCCTGCGCGCCGTGACGCCCGACGCGCTCACCCGCCTGGCGCAGCTGAGGCCGGACGGTCCGATCCACATCCACGTCGCCGAGCAGACGGGCGAGGTCGAGGACTGCCTGACGTGGTCCGGTCTGCGGCCGGTGGCCTGGCTGATGCAGAACCAGCCTGTGGACGCGCGCTGGTGCCTGGTCCACGCCACCCACGCCGAGCCGGGTGAACTGGCCGCGATCGCGGCGAGCGGCGCTGTCGTGGGCCTCTGCCCGATCACCGAAGCCAACCTGGGCGACGGGGTGTTTCCGGCCGCCGAGTTCGTCGCGCTGAACGGCCGGTTCGGGATCGGCTCGGATTCGAACGTGCTGATCGACGCCGCGCAGGAACTGCGGCTGCTGGAATACGGCCAACGCCTGGTGCGCCGCGAACGCAATGTCCTGAGCTCGGCAGACCAGATCTATGCCGCGGCCTGCGCCGGCGGCGCGCAGGCGCTGGCCGCGCCGGCCGACGCCTTGAGCCCTGGCGCGGCGGCGAACCTCATCAGCCTCGACGCGGACGATCCCTCGCTGTTGAGATCCACGCCGGACGAGATCCTGGGCCGGTGGGTGTTCGCCGCGCGGCGGCCGGTGGTGGACGGCGTCTGGCGCCGCGGCCGCAAGGTGGTCTCCGGCGGCCGCCACCACGCCCGCGATGCGATCGTGGCGCGATACCGCGACGTCCTGGAGCGTCTCCGCGCCTGA
- a CDS encoding metal/formaldehyde-sensitive transcriptional repressor, translated as MHTIREKQRLLARVRRIRGQVEAIERALESEAGCETIMHQIAGVRGAIAGLTAEVIDDHIQTHLVDLEKHPGALNTAAAEELMAVIRTYLK; from the coding sequence ATGCACACCATTCGTGAGAAACAGCGACTGCTTGCGCGGGTTCGCAGAATCCGGGGCCAGGTGGAAGCGATCGAGCGGGCCCTGGAGTCCGAAGCCGGCTGCGAAACCATCATGCACCAGATCGCCGGGGTGCGAGGGGCGATCGCCGGCCTGACGGCGGAGGTCATCGACGACCATATCCAGACCCACCTGGTGGACCTGGAAAAGCATCCTGGGGCGCTGAACACCGCGGCGGCCGAAGAGCTCATGGCGGTCATCCGCACCTATCTCAAATAA
- the dmeF gene encoding CDF family Co(II)/Ni(II) efflux transporter DmeF: MTSPQTSAVGHSHVFLGAAHEASERRTWAVIWLCGAMMIGEVVGGLAFGSIALVADGLHMSTHAGALLLAALAYTYSRKYAQDPRFSFGTGKLGDLAGFSSAIGLAMISLLIGYEALTRFLHPVAIHFGQAIPIAVLGLIVNLASAWLLSRGGHDHHHGHGHSHGSDEHDHAEEAHTVRASGGALVLSVFEDGVPPRFQLRRPAGALLLAKSIALETRRADGARQAFTFTDRGGYLESVEEIPEPHAFAARLRIDGEGDHEVVFEEHDHDHADHHRDNNLRAAVIHVAADAAVSVLVIIGLVLARVFGWVWMDPLAGLVGACVIASWSYGLIRDTGAILLDMNPDRRLADRMRRTVEACGDEVADLHLWRLGPGHLGAIVCVATSAPRDAAFYRQKLSAFPALSHLTIEIATPAS, encoded by the coding sequence ATGACGTCCCCTCAAACCTCGGCCGTCGGCCACAGCCACGTCTTCCTCGGCGCTGCGCACGAGGCTAGCGAGCGCCGGACCTGGGCGGTGATCTGGCTGTGCGGGGCGATGATGATCGGCGAGGTCGTCGGCGGCCTGGCCTTCGGATCGATCGCCCTGGTGGCCGACGGGCTCCACATGTCCACGCATGCCGGTGCGCTGCTTCTGGCGGCGCTCGCCTACACCTACTCGCGCAAGTACGCGCAGGACCCGCGGTTCAGCTTCGGAACTGGAAAGCTCGGCGACTTGGCCGGCTTCTCCAGCGCTATCGGGCTGGCGATGATTTCGCTGCTGATCGGCTACGAGGCGCTGACCAGATTCCTGCATCCGGTCGCCATCCACTTCGGCCAGGCGATCCCGATCGCCGTGCTCGGGCTGATCGTGAACCTCGCCAGCGCATGGCTGCTCAGCCGCGGCGGACACGATCACCACCACGGTCACGGCCATTCGCACGGCTCGGACGAGCATGACCACGCCGAAGAAGCGCACACCGTCCGGGCGTCCGGGGGCGCCCTGGTGCTCAGCGTGTTCGAGGACGGCGTTCCGCCGCGGTTTCAATTGCGGCGGCCGGCCGGCGCCCTGCTGCTGGCGAAGTCCATCGCCCTGGAGACTCGACGGGCGGACGGGGCCCGGCAGGCCTTCACCTTCACGGATCGTGGCGGCTACCTGGAGTCCGTGGAGGAGATCCCCGAACCGCATGCGTTCGCCGCTCGCCTGCGGATCGACGGAGAGGGCGACCACGAGGTTGTGTTCGAGGAGCACGATCACGACCACGCCGACCACCATCGCGACAACAATCTGCGCGCCGCCGTCATCCACGTCGCGGCCGACGCCGCCGTCTCCGTGCTGGTGATCATCGGCCTCGTGTTGGCGCGCGTGTTCGGCTGGGTCTGGATGGATCCCCTGGCCGGCCTGGTCGGCGCCTGCGTCATCGCCAGCTGGTCCTACGGCCTGATCCGGGACACCGGAGCCATCCTGCTGGACATGAACCCCGATCGGCGACTGGCCGATCGGATGCGTCGGACGGTCGAAGCCTGTGGCGACGAGGTGGCCGATCTCCATCTCTGGCGGCTGGGCCCGGGACACCTTGGCGCCATCGTTTGCGTGGCGACCAGCGCGCCGCGTGACGCGGCGTTCTACCGCCAGAAGCTGAGCGCCTTCCCGGCCCTGTCCCACCTCACCATCGAGATCGCCACGCCGGCCAGCTGA
- a CDS encoding efflux RND transporter permease subunit: MKFVGFLDAQWRAILLIAFALAAAGVALAVSLPVGLFPQVAFPRVVVDLDAGSRPADQTALLVTRPVEEAIRMVPGVLDVRSETSRGSAQISIDFGWGRDMIASTLLVDAAVAKTLPTLPAGAAYEVRRMDPTVFPIISYALESNTASPVALQDLAQYQIKPLLSSIPGLARVAVQGGETSEVQVLADPHRLAAYNLSMTDLSNALSAGNSLQAVGRLQDRGKLFLVISNRSILRAADVAEVVVRSDPTGVVRVRDVATVSNGVMPQWTRVVEDGRPAVLFNVYEQPDGNAVQIAKAVQGSLATFKLPPGVRLVKWYDQSELVTQSASSVRDAVLIGLVLAAIVLIMFLRSWRVTLIAVLVVPATLAATVLVLSIAGMSFNIMTMGGIAAAVGLLIDDVIVMVEHIARRAGAPRPEGEGTMGADAVMPAAREFMTPLTGSSLATLIVFLPLSFLGGVTGAFSKALSITMAAALAISYLMTALVVPVLARRIINFDRWRDPGAGRTSWLGRQHLRLLDAVFKRPWILAVVVAVLLVGGFMTSRAVPTGFMPKVDEGGFIIDYTTKPGTSLDETGREVAQIDAILKATPEVETFSRRLGTGLGGNLGQSYHGDYFVRLKPDHKRGTPEVMNAVLDKATALVPGVQIEVAQLMEDLIGDLTAVPQPIEIKLYGADTASLIPQAERVAAAISKISGVAEVKSGVRLAGDALDVRVDPVRTGIEGMTPDQVSQALSTAIAGAVATNLPQPTKIVGVRVRLPDALSLREPDLAALPIRAPDGHVFPLSRVATIVPVTGQPEISRDNLQPMIAVTGRIVGRGMGAAVGDVKTALAQPGMLGPGVRYELGGLYQQQQIAFAGLAKVFIAALIAEFILLLIIYRRLWLPVIIIGCSLLSTTAVFTALFLTKVELNITALMGMTMIIGIGTEMAIFFVSEYAEFAERMPTREALRQAARERLRPITMTTLAAILTLTPLALAIGQGSGIQQPLAIAIIAGLLLQYPLVLLAMPVLIGLTMRQKT, encoded by the coding sequence ATGAAGTTCGTCGGCTTCCTCGATGCGCAATGGCGCGCCATCCTGCTGATCGCCTTCGCGCTCGCCGCGGCGGGCGTGGCGCTGGCGGTCAGCCTGCCGGTGGGACTGTTCCCGCAGGTCGCCTTCCCCCGGGTGGTGGTCGATCTCGACGCCGGCAGCCGCCCCGCCGACCAGACCGCCCTGCTCGTCACCCGGCCCGTGGAAGAGGCGATCCGGATGGTGCCGGGCGTGCTCGACGTCCGCTCCGAGACCAGCCGCGGCTCGGCCCAGATCTCCATCGACTTCGGCTGGGGGCGCGACATGATCGCCTCCACGCTGCTGGTCGACGCCGCCGTCGCCAAGACGCTCCCCACCCTGCCGGCGGGCGCCGCCTACGAGGTCCGGCGGATGGACCCCACGGTCTTCCCGATCATCTCCTACGCCCTGGAGTCGAACACCGCCTCGCCGGTGGCGCTGCAGGACCTCGCCCAGTACCAGATCAAGCCGCTGCTCTCCTCGATCCCCGGGCTGGCGCGGGTCGCCGTCCAGGGCGGCGAGACCTCCGAGGTGCAGGTGCTCGCCGATCCGCATCGGCTGGCCGCCTACAACCTGTCGATGACCGACCTCTCCAACGCGCTGAGCGCCGGCAACAGCCTGCAGGCGGTCGGGCGGCTGCAGGATCGCGGCAAGCTGTTCCTGGTGATCTCCAACCGCAGCATCCTGCGCGCCGCCGACGTGGCGGAGGTCGTGGTGCGCTCCGATCCCACCGGCGTGGTGCGGGTGCGCGACGTGGCCACGGTGTCCAACGGCGTCATGCCGCAGTGGACGCGGGTGGTGGAGGACGGCCGTCCGGCGGTGCTGTTCAACGTCTATGAGCAGCCGGACGGCAACGCCGTGCAGATCGCCAAGGCGGTGCAGGGCAGCCTGGCCACCTTCAAGCTGCCGCCCGGCGTCCGGCTGGTGAAGTGGTACGACCAGAGCGAGCTCGTCACCCAGTCCGCCTCCAGCGTGCGCGATGCGGTGCTGATCGGCCTGGTGCTGGCCGCCATCGTGCTGATCATGTTCCTGCGAAGCTGGCGGGTGACCCTGATCGCCGTGCTGGTGGTGCCCGCCACCCTGGCCGCCACGGTGCTGGTGCTCAGCATCGCCGGGATGAGCTTCAACATCATGACCATGGGCGGCATCGCCGCGGCCGTGGGCCTGCTGATCGACGACGTGATCGTCATGGTCGAGCACATCGCCCGCCGCGCCGGCGCGCCCAGGCCCGAGGGCGAGGGGACCATGGGCGCCGACGCGGTCATGCCGGCGGCGCGGGAGTTCATGACGCCGCTGACCGGGTCGAGCCTCGCCACCCTGATCGTGTTCCTGCCGCTGAGCTTCCTGGGCGGCGTGACCGGCGCCTTCTCGAAGGCGCTGTCGATCACCATGGCCGCGGCGTTGGCGATCTCCTACCTGATGACGGCGCTGGTGGTGCCGGTGCTGGCCCGCCGCATCATCAACTTCGACCGCTGGCGCGATCCCGGGGCCGGCCGGACCAGCTGGCTGGGGCGCCAACACCTGAGGCTGCTCGACGCCGTGTTCAAGCGGCCGTGGATCCTGGCGGTGGTCGTCGCGGTGCTGCTGGTCGGCGGGTTCATGACCTCTCGCGCGGTCCCCACCGGCTTCATGCCCAAGGTGGACGAGGGCGGCTTCATCATCGACTACACGACCAAGCCCGGCACCTCACTCGACGAGACCGGCCGCGAGGTGGCGCAGATCGACGCCATCCTGAAGGCCACGCCCGAGGTCGAGACCTTCTCGCGCCGGCTGGGCACGGGGCTCGGCGGCAACCTCGGCCAGAGCTACCACGGCGACTACTTCGTGCGCCTGAAGCCCGACCATAAGCGCGGCACGCCCGAGGTGATGAACGCCGTCCTCGATAAGGCGACCGCCCTGGTGCCCGGCGTGCAGATCGAGGTGGCGCAGCTGATGGAGGACCTGATCGGCGACCTCACCGCCGTGCCACAGCCGATCGAGATCAAGCTCTATGGCGCCGACACCGCCAGCCTGATCCCGCAGGCGGAGCGCGTGGCCGCCGCCATCTCGAAGATCTCCGGCGTCGCCGAAGTGAAGAGCGGCGTGAGGCTGGCCGGCGACGCCCTCGACGTCCGCGTCGATCCGGTCCGCACCGGCATCGAAGGCATGACGCCGGACCAGGTCAGCCAGGCGCTGTCCACCGCCATCGCCGGCGCGGTGGCCACCAACCTGCCGCAGCCGACCAAGATCGTCGGCGTCCGCGTGCGCCTCCCCGACGCGCTCAGCCTGCGCGAGCCGGACCTCGCGGCCCTGCCGATCCGCGCCCCGGATGGCCATGTGTTCCCGCTAAGCCGGGTGGCGACCATCGTCCCGGTGACCGGCCAGCCGGAGATCTCGCGCGACAACCTGCAGCCGATGATCGCCGTCACCGGCCGCATCGTGGGCCGCGGCATGGGCGCGGCGGTGGGCGACGTGAAGACGGCGCTGGCCCAGCCGGGGATGCTGGGCCCGGGCGTCCGCTACGAGCTCGGCGGCCTCTACCAGCAACAGCAGATCGCCTTTGCCGGCCTCGCCAAGGTGTTCATCGCCGCCCTGATCGCCGAGTTCATCCTGCTGCTGATCATCTACCGCCGGCTGTGGCTGCCGGTGATCATCATCGGCTGCTCGCTGCTGTCGACCACCGCGGTGTTCACGGCGCTGTTCCTGACCAAGGTCGAGCTGAACATCACCGCGCTGATGGGCATGACCATGATCATCGGGATCGGCACGGAGATGGCGATCTTCTTCGTCTCCGAATACGCCGAGTTCGCCGAGCGGATGCCGACCCGCGAGGCGCTGCGCCAGGCGGCCCGCGAACGCCTGCGGCCGATCACCATGACCACCCTGGCCGCCATCCTGACGCTGACCCCGCTGGCGCTGGCCATCGGCCAGGGATCGGGGATCCAGCAGCCGCTGGCGATCGCCATCATCGCCGGCCTGCTGCTGCAGTACCCGCTGGTCCTGCTGGCGATGCCTGTGCTGATCGGCCTGACCATGCGCCAGAAGACCTGA
- a CDS encoding efflux RND transporter periplasmic adaptor subunit has protein sequence MTSRPILLALQAAGATLALAACSQPPPPAPKPSVLVRTQPATQGAVPDVVTVYGAAAPATGALQTLSVRQPAQVDAILVAPGALVRAGQPLLAYSLQPTSVSAYRQAAAAVKLAETQQAHVSQLFSQQLATQDQVAQAEAGLRSAQANLAALAQQGAGVASGRVTAPFDGVVVSIPVAVGDQTMAGAALMTVARNGGLVVTAGFDPASAARLRPGQPATVQSLSGGPSVPGQVLRVTGALNPRTRLVDADIGVAGGGLVLGDAFRAAVTIGQVSGWIAPHVGVLNDGQRDYVFQVSGGKAQRVDVSVVRNAGDVDVVQGPLDPRLPLVADGAYQLETGAQVRTAAVAR, from the coding sequence ATGACGTCGCGCCCCATCCTTCTCGCCCTCCAGGCGGCGGGCGCCACGCTTGCCCTGGCCGCCTGCAGCCAGCCGCCGCCGCCCGCGCCGAAGCCGAGCGTGCTGGTGCGCACCCAGCCGGCGACCCAGGGCGCCGTGCCCGACGTGGTGACGGTCTACGGCGCCGCGGCGCCGGCGACCGGCGCGCTGCAGACGCTGAGCGTGCGCCAGCCGGCGCAGGTGGACGCCATCCTCGTCGCCCCGGGCGCCCTGGTGCGGGCCGGTCAGCCGCTGCTGGCCTACAGCCTCCAGCCGACCTCGGTCAGCGCCTACCGCCAGGCCGCGGCGGCGGTGAAGCTCGCCGAGACCCAGCAGGCCCACGTCAGCCAGCTGTTCTCGCAACAGCTCGCCACCCAGGACCAGGTGGCCCAGGCCGAGGCGGGCCTGCGCAGCGCCCAGGCCAATCTCGCCGCCCTCGCCCAGCAGGGCGCCGGCGTCGCCTCCGGCCGCGTGACGGCGCCGTTCGACGGCGTGGTGGTGTCGATCCCGGTCGCCGTGGGCGACCAGACGATGGCCGGCGCGGCGCTGATGACGGTCGCCCGCAATGGCGGCCTGGTGGTCACAGCGGGCTTCGACCCGGCCTCGGCGGCGCGGCTGCGGCCCGGCCAGCCGGCGACCGTGCAGAGCCTCTCGGGCGGTCCGAGCGTGCCAGGGCAGGTGCTGCGGGTGACGGGGGCGCTCAATCCGCGGACCCGGCTCGTCGACGCCGACATCGGCGTCGCCGGCGGCGGCCTCGTCCTCGGCGACGCCTTCCGCGCCGCGGTCACGATCGGACAGGTCAGCGGCTGGATCGCGCCGCACGTCGGCGTGCTCAACGACGGACAGCGCGACTACGTGTTCCAGGTCAGCGGCGGCAAGGCCCAGCGGGTCGACGTCTCGGTGGTCCGCAACGCCGGCGACGTGGACGTCGTCCAGGGTCCGCTCGATCCGCGCCTGCCCCTGGTGGCCGACGGCGCGTACCAGCTGGAGACCGGGGCGCAGGTGCGCACCGCGGCCGTCGCCCGATGA
- a CDS encoding TolC family protein, with product MALAAALLTGCASYSPLPLTAAAQLAPAVDQLAHDQPLPAGPLSVEQVTALAVQNNPDLRAVRAQHGVAQAQLIQAGVLPNPQLSFAILPLLAGVGTTTAWNAALSFDIHALLTYRTRKEAAQKTVQQVDADILWREWQVAGQARLLAVDLIEGQHSLTLLTQARDLLAQRGQRLETAVAAGNLTLTDTAPYLATQQATQVQLDDLQRRLLTERHQLNALLGLAPEVVVPLADTVDLPPLDPAAIERDLPNLAQRRPDLVALQLGYAAEDAKLRTALLSQFPNLTMGASGGSDNANVRNGGPTASLGLPIFDRNQGGIAIERATRVQLHEEYAARLTAAVGDVRARLKEIAVTQAQLEQTRADLPVAERRAAQAEAAMRTRNIDQRTYVDLVNARLTRAAQAITLEQTLLEQQVAIATVVGAGLPSVQPLSQETPR from the coding sequence GTGGCGCTGGCGGCGGCCCTTCTGACGGGCTGCGCGAGCTATTCGCCGCTGCCGCTTACCGCCGCCGCGCAGCTGGCGCCTGCGGTCGACCAACTGGCCCACGACCAGCCTCTGCCCGCCGGACCCCTCAGCGTGGAGCAGGTCACCGCCCTGGCGGTGCAGAACAACCCCGACCTGCGCGCGGTCCGCGCCCAGCACGGTGTCGCCCAGGCCCAGCTGATCCAGGCCGGCGTGCTGCCCAATCCGCAGCTCAGCTTCGCCATCCTGCCGTTGCTGGCCGGCGTCGGGACCACCACCGCCTGGAACGCGGCGCTGAGCTTCGACATCCACGCCCTGCTCACCTACCGCACCCGCAAGGAGGCGGCGCAGAAGACCGTGCAGCAGGTCGACGCCGACATCCTCTGGCGCGAATGGCAGGTCGCCGGCCAGGCCCGCCTGCTGGCCGTCGACCTGATCGAAGGCCAGCACAGCCTCACGCTCCTCACCCAGGCGCGCGACCTGCTCGCCCAGCGCGGCCAGCGGCTGGAGACCGCCGTCGCGGCCGGCAACCTGACCCTGACGGACACCGCGCCCTATCTGGCGACGCAGCAGGCCACGCAGGTCCAGCTCGACGACCTGCAACGCCGGCTGCTCACCGAGCGGCACCAGCTGAACGCGTTGCTGGGCCTCGCGCCCGAGGTGGTCGTGCCGCTCGCCGACACCGTGGACCTGCCGCCGCTGGATCCCGCGGCGATCGAGCGAGACCTGCCCAACCTGGCGCAGCGGCGGCCCGATCTGGTGGCGCTGCAGCTGGGCTACGCCGCCGAGGACGCCAAGCTGCGCACGGCGCTGCTGTCGCAGTTCCCCAACCTGACCATGGGCGCCTCCGGCGGCAGCGACAACGCCAACGTGCGCAACGGCGGCCCGACCGCCAGCCTCGGCCTGCCGATCTTCGACCGCAACCAGGGCGGCATCGCCATCGAGCGGGCCACCCGGGTCCAGCTGCACGAGGAATACGCCGCCCGGCTCACCGCCGCGGTGGGCGACGTCCGCGCCCGGCTGAAGGAAATCGCCGTCACCCAGGCCCAGCTGGAGCAGACGCGCGCCGACCTGCCCGTCGCCGAGCGCCGCGCCGCCCAGGCGGAAGCCGCCATGCGCACCCGCAATATCGACCAGCGCACCTACGTGGACCTGGTCAACGCCCGCCTCACCCGAGCCGCGCAGGCGATCACCCTGGAGCAGACGCTGCTCGAGCAGCAGGTGGCGATCGCCACCGTCGTCGGCGCCGGGCTGCCTTCCGTTCAACCGTTGTCACAGGAAACCCCGCGATGA
- a CDS encoding sensor histidine kinase, which produces MRRSVRLRPLAFTVFAMITVLGAVALAFYMVNLSAEDVFLDREHNAAMAERQILTEAFELEGVPGLVTRMERRSRLAAPEAHYGLFDAAGRRIGGDLLAAPHRLPSGGWGQVESRTLAGPIALHATTERLPDGSLLVIGRDAAGQRDYESRTADGLLIALGIVVTASLGVGLLLNALVIQRANAVAGVAERIAAGDLGARAEVSERGDSFDRIGESLNRMLDRIEELLTGMRTVTDSLAHDLRTPLTRMRRAVEVALDPATSHGDCRDALESVSTELERVLSVFTALIDIARAESGLSREMMQPLRLDEMVVDLASLFAPVLEDAGQTLEIAPMAPLAMDGHEQLLRQAVGNLLFNAARHAGSGATVTLAVLSAPGRAEIVVADNGPGIPEADRGRVKDRFVRLDAARGGSGSGLGLSIVAAAAKLHGGELRLEDNRPGLRAVLTLVRGA; this is translated from the coding sequence ATGAGACGGTCAGTGCGGCTACGGCCGCTGGCCTTCACCGTCTTTGCGATGATCACCGTCCTGGGCGCGGTGGCCCTGGCCTTCTACATGGTCAACCTGTCGGCCGAGGACGTCTTCCTGGACCGCGAGCACAACGCCGCCATGGCGGAGCGGCAGATCCTCACCGAGGCGTTCGAGCTCGAAGGGGTCCCGGGGCTGGTGACGCGGATGGAGCGTCGATCGAGGCTGGCGGCGCCCGAGGCCCACTATGGGCTGTTCGACGCCGCCGGGCGGCGGATCGGCGGCGACCTGCTGGCGGCGCCGCACCGGCTGCCGAGCGGCGGCTGGGGCCAGGTCGAGTCGCGGACCCTGGCCGGACCGATCGCCCTCCATGCGACCACGGAGAGGCTGCCGGACGGCTCGCTGCTGGTCATCGGCCGGGACGCGGCCGGACAGCGGGACTACGAAAGCCGCACCGCCGATGGCCTGTTGATCGCGCTGGGGATCGTCGTCACCGCCAGCCTGGGGGTCGGGCTGCTCTTGAACGCCCTGGTGATCCAGCGGGCCAACGCGGTGGCCGGCGTCGCCGAGCGGATCGCGGCCGGAGACCTCGGCGCGCGGGCCGAGGTCTCCGAGCGCGGCGACTCCTTCGACCGGATCGGCGAGTCCCTGAACCGGATGCTGGACCGTATCGAGGAGCTGTTGACCGGCATGCGCACGGTCACCGACAGCCTCGCCCACGACCTGCGCACGCCGTTGACCCGGATGCGACGCGCCGTCGAAGTCGCCCTCGACCCGGCGACCAGCCATGGGGATTGCCGCGACGCCCTGGAATCCGTCAGCACCGAGCTGGAGCGGGTGCTCTCGGTGTTCACCGCCCTCATCGACATCGCCCGGGCGGAATCCGGCCTCTCGCGCGAGATGATGCAGCCGCTTCGGCTGGACGAGATGGTGGTCGACCTGGCGAGCCTCTTCGCACCCGTGCTGGAGGACGCCGGCCAAACGCTGGAGATCGCCCCGATGGCCCCGCTGGCGATGGACGGCCACGAGCAGCTGCTCCGCCAGGCGGTCGGCAACCTGCTGTTCAACGCGGCGCGGCACGCCGGCTCGGGCGCGACGGTCACGCTGGCGGTGCTGAGTGCTCCTGGCCGCGCGGAGATCGTCGTCGCGGACAACGGGCCCGGCATCCCGGAGGCGGACCGCGGTCGGGTGAAGGATCGGTTCGTGCGGCTGGACGCCGCCCGCGGCGGCTCCGGCTCGGGCCTCGGGCTGTCCATCGTCGCGGCGGCGGCGAAGCTGCACGGCGGCGAGCTTCGGCTGGAGGACAACAGGCCCGGGCTCCGTGCGGTCCTCACCCTGGTGCGGGGAGCCTGA
- a CDS encoding response regulator transcription factor, translating into MSRLTAATATRILLVDGHRTAATALALRLATAGHRVGRAYSWREGLSRAVGSDHHLILLHRDLPEIDGLALVRILRACGLTAPMLLLSATDGAEARREALGAGADDHLAQPFADETLLARVAALARPPPQRDAPTLLAVADLELDLENRSAARAGRALRVPGRDFDLLAYLVRNHGRAVTRDSLLRHVWGRDPGPRTLRASIDRIRTEVDGGSPLQLIHVVPGIGYCLLDEGD; encoded by the coding sequence ATGTCACGCCTGACGGCGGCGACAGCCACGCGCATCCTGCTCGTGGACGGCCACCGCACGGCCGCGACGGCGCTGGCGCTCCGGCTGGCGACCGCGGGCCACCGGGTGGGCCGCGCCTACTCCTGGCGCGAGGGCCTGTCGCGCGCGGTGGGCAGCGATCACCACCTGATCCTGCTCCACCGCGACCTGCCCGAGATCGACGGCCTCGCCCTGGTGCGAATCCTCCGCGCCTGCGGCCTCACCGCACCGATGCTGCTGCTCTCCGCCACCGACGGCGCCGAGGCGCGCCGGGAGGCGCTCGGCGCGGGGGCGGACGATCACCTCGCCCAGCCGTTCGCCGATGAAACCCTGCTGGCCCGCGTCGCCGCCCTGGCCCGGCCCCCGCCGCAGCGCGACGCGCCGACCCTCCTCGCGGTCGCCGATCTCGAGCTCGACCTGGAGAACCGCTCGGCCGCGCGGGCCGGGCGCGCGCTGCGGGTGCCGGGGCGTGACTTCGACCTGCTCGCCTATCTGGTCCGCAACCACGGTCGCGCCGTCACCCGCGACAGCCTGCTGCGGCATGTCTGGGGGCGCGACCCGGGACCCCGCACCCTGCGGGCCAGCATCGACCGGATCCGCACGGAGGTGGACGGCGGCTCTCCCCTCCAGCTCATCCACGTGGTGCCGGGGATCGGCTATTGCCTGCTCGACGAGGGCGACTGA